In the genome of Synergistota bacterium, one region contains:
- a CDS encoding cell division protein FtsA, with protein MARKKVKSEIFALDIGTRNVVGLIAEPGEEILRVRHLVLEEHRTRSMLDGQIHDVEQVSKVVSRVKEALEKQLKRRLSEVSVAVAGRALRTMRGTAEVPIDLAQDITEEMVRELELQALQNALKRLRGSSEAGEEFHCVGYSVVKYTLEGDPIRNLVGQRGKKMGVEVLATFLPRVVLDSMLSVLRRAELKVSSITLEPIAAIEVVVPQDMRRLNLALVDVGAGTMDIAITREGTVVAYGMVPVAGDEITEKLCEKYLLDFNVAERIKRSLRDELSVIEFEDILGNHYKLNKDEIISFLEPEVERHANLLSEKILELNSAPPQAVICIGGGSQIPLFDVKIAERLGIDPSRVRVRGAEVLKGIEDLTGELKGPEMVTPLGIAVIARKRAGFRFVDVWVNDEMIRLVSLTGELRVLDALIPMGISPDELKPRPGMSLTVEINGRLRIIRGELGEPARIWVNGEEAGLDSPIKSGDRIRVRRARPGKPAFALLKDVVGALSPLRLFINGKMYEFFPDVYVDGRKMPLKAPLYDRARIEIVQVSNVKEALKKAGVLPAPYEMEITLNGEKKLLPLWKGRVMLNGNEASFDAPVRDGDRIDLLDLESISYKVKDLVPDLAERKIRVFVNGKPVEVSWEETAVMIDGRIASPEDDIYNGAKIEVRRGFADTPILSHIFKVFPVEEILREKKGYIKMKVNGVEAGFTTPIKDGDRIEIYVE; from the coding sequence ATGGCAAGAAAAAAAGTTAAAAGCGAGATCTTTGCTCTCGATATAGGTACGAGAAACGTGGTTGGGCTTATAGCAGAGCCTGGGGAGGAGATCCTTAGGGTGAGACATCTCGTTCTCGAAGAGCATAGAACGAGATCTATGCTTGATGGACAGATACACGATGTTGAGCAGGTTTCTAAGGTGGTTTCTCGGGTTAAGGAGGCACTTGAGAAGCAACTTAAGCGCAGGCTTTCTGAGGTAAGCGTTGCCGTTGCAGGAAGGGCATTGAGAACGATGAGGGGAACTGCTGAGGTTCCTATAGATCTCGCTCAGGATATAACAGAAGAGATGGTCAGAGAGCTTGAGCTCCAGGCATTGCAGAACGCCCTTAAAAGGTTGAGGGGATCTTCTGAGGCCGGCGAGGAGTTTCACTGTGTGGGATACAGCGTCGTTAAATATACGCTTGAGGGAGATCCTATAAGAAATCTTGTGGGTCAGAGAGGCAAGAAGATGGGGGTTGAGGTTCTCGCTACCTTTCTGCCAAGAGTGGTTCTGGATAGCATGCTTTCCGTTCTAAGAAGAGCTGAGCTTAAGGTTTCGAGTATAACTCTTGAACCTATAGCGGCTATAGAGGTTGTGGTTCCTCAAGATATGAGAAGATTGAACTTGGCACTTGTGGATGTGGGTGCAGGAACGATGGACATAGCTATAACGAGGGAAGGAACGGTTGTTGCTTATGGAATGGTTCCCGTTGCTGGAGATGAGATAACGGAAAAGCTTTGCGAGAAGTATCTTCTTGACTTTAATGTGGCTGAGAGGATAAAGAGATCACTGCGAGATGAGCTGTCTGTTATTGAATTTGAGGACATACTCGGGAACCATTATAAGCTAAATAAAGATGAGATAATATCCTTTCTGGAACCTGAAGTGGAAAGGCACGCTAACCTTCTTTCAGAAAAGATACTCGAGCTAAACTCTGCTCCTCCGCAGGCGGTGATATGTATAGGCGGAGGGAGTCAGATTCCCCTCTTTGATGTTAAGATAGCAGAGCGTTTGGGAATTGATCCTTCAAGGGTCAGGGTAAGAGGAGCAGAGGTTCTAAAAGGTATAGAAGATTTAACTGGTGAGCTTAAGGGGCCCGAGATGGTAACGCCTCTTGGCATAGCAGTCATAGCGAGAAAGCGAGCTGGCTTTAGATTCGTGGATGTCTGGGTAAACGATGAGATGATAAGGCTTGTTTCTCTAACTGGTGAGCTTAGGGTTTTAGATGCTCTGATTCCGATGGGTATTTCTCCGGATGAGCTTAAGCCTCGTCCCGGTATGTCTCTCACCGTTGAGATAAATGGAAGATTAAGGATAATAAGAGGCGAGCTTGGAGAGCCAGCGAGGATCTGGGTAAACGGTGAAGAGGCAGGTCTTGATTCGCCTATTAAGAGTGGAGACAGAATAAGGGTGAGAAGAGCGCGTCCTGGGAAGCCGGCATTTGCACTCCTTAAGGATGTCGTTGGTGCTCTTTCCCCTCTCAGATTGTTTATAAACGGAAAAATGTACGAGTTTTTCCCAGATGTCTATGTAGATGGCAGGAAAATGCCACTTAAAGCACCGCTTTACGATAGAGCGAGAATAGAGATAGTTCAGGTTTCTAACGTTAAGGAGGCTCTGAAGAAGGCGGGTGTTCTGCCTGCTCCTTATGAGATGGAGATCACCTTGAACGGGGAAAAGAAGCTACTTCCGCTATGGAAAGGTAGGGTTATGCTTAATGGTAATGAAGCCTCGTTTGATGCCCCAGTCAGGGATGGCGATAGGATAGACCTGCTTGACCTCGAAAGCATCAGTTATAAGGTTAAGGATCTCGTTCCCGACTTAGCTGAGAGGAAGATCAGGGTTTTCGTTAATGGAAAGCCCGTTGAGGTTAGCTGGGAGGAAACGGCGGTTATGATCGATGGAAGAATTGCTTCTCCTGAAGATGATATATATAACGGTGCGAAAATAGAGGTCAGAAGGGGATTTGCTGATACCCCTATACTTTCACATATCTTTAAGGTCTTTCCCGTTGAGGAGATATTGAGGGAGAAGAAAGGATATATAAAGATGAAGGTTAATGGAGTTGAGGCAGGCTTTACAACTCCTATAAAGGATGGAGACAGGATAGAGATTTATGTGGAATAG